The following proteins are encoded in a genomic region of Sphaeramia orbicularis chromosome 2, fSphaOr1.1, whole genome shotgun sequence:
- the atg13 gene encoding autophagy-related protein 13 isoform X2, translating into MDGDLSPQDKKDLDKFIKFFALKTVQVIVQARLGEKICTRSSSSPTGSDWFNLAIKDIPEVTHEAKKALAGQLPGIGRSMCVEISLKTSEGDSMELETWCLEMNEKCDKDIKVSYTVYNRLSVLLKSLLAITRVTPAYKLSRNQGHDYVILYRIYFGEVQLSGLGEGFQTVRVGVVGTPVGTVTLSCAYRTNLAFMSNRQFERSAPIMGIIVDHFVDPPCSSQRPANMGQPCNYRPPDEEDGGPFAGVQDSQEVCTTSFSTSPPSQLYTSRISYQSPALTGAAELCHPGVNPNQMLHAGKEGGVVLVPAQPPHGADAHLTVDHAPNTPGSSGDDDGLSQSGDGRSDGRRDEGRRSVSPSDPVESLAAFTRKVGAFVNKPSTQVTAASLDLPFAAFAPRGLDSEENDPMVHPPDSPASSSPLQASLHSQGSEGSQQQDDFVMVDFRPAFSKDDLLPMDLGTFYREFQNPPQLASLSLHISSQSMADDLDSLPEKLAVYEKNIDEFDAFVDMLQ; encoded by the exons ATGGACGGTGACCTGAGTCCCCAGGATAAAAAAGACCTGGACAAGTTTATCAAGTTCTTTGCCTTGAAG ACTGTCCAGGTGATTGTTCAGGCACGTCTCGGAGAAAAGATCTGCACTCGCTCATCCTCATCACCTACTGGCTCTGATTGG TTTAATTTGGCCATCAAAGATATCCCAGAGGTGACTCATGAAGCCAAAAAGGCACTGGCTGGCCAACTCCCAGGAATCGGACGCTCTATGTGCGTTGAAATCTCCCTGAAGACATCAGAG GGGGATTCAATGGAGTTAGAGACTTGGTGTCTGGAGATGAATGAGAA GTGTGATAAGGACATCAAGGTGTCATATACAGTGTACAaccgtctgtctgtccttctgaaGTCCCTGTTGGCTATCACCAGAGTAACACCAGCCTACAAACTGTCCAGAAACCAGGGACATGACTATGTCATACTATACCG GATCTACTTTGGGGAAGTTCAGCTGAGTGGGTTAGGAGAAG gttttcaGACGGTACGTGTCGGTGTGGTTGGTACTCCAGTTGGTACAGTTACACTTTCTTGTGCCTACCGCACTAACCTGGCATTTATGTCGAACAG GCAGTTTGAGCGCTCGGCTCCCATCATGGGGATCATTGTGGATCACTTTGTTGATCCTCCTTGCAGCAGCCAGCGTCCTGCAAACATGGGGCAGCCATGCAACTACAG ACCTCCGGATGAGGAGGATGGAGGACCATTTGCAGGGGTCCAGGACTCACAGGAGGTCTGCACCACCTCCTTCTCGACCTCTCCTCCCTCTCAG TTGTACACATCCAGAATATCCTACCAGTCTCCAGCTCTAACAGGAGCTGCTGAACTTTGTCACCCTGGCGTCAACCCAAACCAG ATGTTGCATGCTGGGAAAGAAGGCGGCGTTGTGTTGGTTCCCGCGCAGCCGCCTCATGGAGCTGATGCTCATCTTACAGTAGACCACGCCCCCAACACACCTGGCAGCAG TGGTGATGACGACGGGCTGTCACAGAGCGGAGATGGGCGGAGTGATGGGAGGAGAGATGAAGGCCGGAGGAGTGTTTCTCCCTCTGACCCTGTTGAATCACTCGCTGCATTCACAAGGAAAGTGGGGGCTTTCGTCAATAAACCCAGCACACAG GTGACGGCAGCCAGTCTAGACCTTCCATTTGCTGCATTTGCTCCCCGCGGCCTGGACTCGGAGGAGAACGACCCCATG GTGCATCCTCCAGACTCCCCTGCGTCCTCATCTCCTCTGCAGGCCAGCCTTCATTCTCAGGGCTCAGAGGGATCTCAACAGCAGGACGACTTTGTCATGGTCGACTTT CGTCCAGCCTTCTCTAAAGACGACTTGTTACCGATGGATCTTGGGACTTTCTACAGAGAGTTTCAGAACCCCCCTCAGTTGGCCAGCCTCTCTCTGCACATCAGCTCCCAGTCGATGGCTGATGACCTG GACTCTCTGCCTGAGAAACTGGCCGTCTACGAGAAGAACATCGACGAGTTTGACGCTTTTGTGGACATGCTCCAGTAG
- the atg13 gene encoding autophagy-related protein 13 isoform X1 has translation MDGDLSPQDKKDLDKFIKFFALKTVQVIVQARLGEKICTRSSSSPTGSDWFNLAIKDIPEVTHEAKKALAGQLPGIGRSMCVEISLKTSEGDSMELETWCLEMNEKCDKDIKVSYTVYNRLSVLLKSLLAITRVTPAYKLSRNQGHDYVILYRIYFGEVQLSGLGEGFQTVRVGVVGTPVGTVTLSCAYRTNLAFMSNRQFERSAPIMGIIVDHFVDPPCSSQRPANMGQPCNYRPPDEEDGGPFAGVQDSQEVCTTSFSTSPPSQCVCTLSPSPSKLAKPLPLDSLPLPPAPGLVTHTLYTSRISYQSPALTGAAELCHPGVNPNQMLHAGKEGGVVLVPAQPPHGADAHLTVDHAPNTPGSSGDDDGLSQSGDGRSDGRRDEGRRSVSPSDPVESLAAFTRKVGAFVNKPSTQVTAASLDLPFAAFAPRGLDSEENDPMVHPPDSPASSSPLQASLHSQGSEGSQQQDDFVMVDFRPAFSKDDLLPMDLGTFYREFQNPPQLASLSLHISSQSMADDLDSLPEKLAVYEKNIDEFDAFVDMLQ, from the exons ATGGACGGTGACCTGAGTCCCCAGGATAAAAAAGACCTGGACAAGTTTATCAAGTTCTTTGCCTTGAAG ACTGTCCAGGTGATTGTTCAGGCACGTCTCGGAGAAAAGATCTGCACTCGCTCATCCTCATCACCTACTGGCTCTGATTGG TTTAATTTGGCCATCAAAGATATCCCAGAGGTGACTCATGAAGCCAAAAAGGCACTGGCTGGCCAACTCCCAGGAATCGGACGCTCTATGTGCGTTGAAATCTCCCTGAAGACATCAGAG GGGGATTCAATGGAGTTAGAGACTTGGTGTCTGGAGATGAATGAGAA GTGTGATAAGGACATCAAGGTGTCATATACAGTGTACAaccgtctgtctgtccttctgaaGTCCCTGTTGGCTATCACCAGAGTAACACCAGCCTACAAACTGTCCAGAAACCAGGGACATGACTATGTCATACTATACCG GATCTACTTTGGGGAAGTTCAGCTGAGTGGGTTAGGAGAAG gttttcaGACGGTACGTGTCGGTGTGGTTGGTACTCCAGTTGGTACAGTTACACTTTCTTGTGCCTACCGCACTAACCTGGCATTTATGTCGAACAG GCAGTTTGAGCGCTCGGCTCCCATCATGGGGATCATTGTGGATCACTTTGTTGATCCTCCTTGCAGCAGCCAGCGTCCTGCAAACATGGGGCAGCCATGCAACTACAG ACCTCCGGATGAGGAGGATGGAGGACCATTTGCAGGGGTCCAGGACTCACAGGAGGTCTGCACCACCTCCTTCTCGACCTCTCCTCCCTCTCAG TGTGTGTGCACACTGAGTCCATCACCTTCTAAATTGGCTAAGCCCCTCCCCCTGGACAGTCTGCCGCTCCCACCAGCTCCTGGACTTGTCACTCACACT TTGTACACATCCAGAATATCCTACCAGTCTCCAGCTCTAACAGGAGCTGCTGAACTTTGTCACCCTGGCGTCAACCCAAACCAG ATGTTGCATGCTGGGAAAGAAGGCGGCGTTGTGTTGGTTCCCGCGCAGCCGCCTCATGGAGCTGATGCTCATCTTACAGTAGACCACGCCCCCAACACACCTGGCAGCAG TGGTGATGACGACGGGCTGTCACAGAGCGGAGATGGGCGGAGTGATGGGAGGAGAGATGAAGGCCGGAGGAGTGTTTCTCCCTCTGACCCTGTTGAATCACTCGCTGCATTCACAAGGAAAGTGGGGGCTTTCGTCAATAAACCCAGCACACAG GTGACGGCAGCCAGTCTAGACCTTCCATTTGCTGCATTTGCTCCCCGCGGCCTGGACTCGGAGGAGAACGACCCCATG GTGCATCCTCCAGACTCCCCTGCGTCCTCATCTCCTCTGCAGGCCAGCCTTCATTCTCAGGGCTCAGAGGGATCTCAACAGCAGGACGACTTTGTCATGGTCGACTTT CGTCCAGCCTTCTCTAAAGACGACTTGTTACCGATGGATCTTGGGACTTTCTACAGAGAGTTTCAGAACCCCCCTCAGTTGGCCAGCCTCTCTCTGCACATCAGCTCCCAGTCGATGGCTGATGACCTG GACTCTCTGCCTGAGAAACTGGCCGTCTACGAGAAGAACATCGACGAGTTTGACGCTTTTGTGGACATGCTCCAGTAG
- the harbi1 gene encoding putative nuclease HARBI1 — MAIPIAILDCDLLLHGRGHKTLDRFDLYSVSDNFLLTQFGFPREFILYLVELLRESLCRPTQRSRAISPDVQVLAALGFYTSGSFQTSMGDTIGISQASMSRCVSNVTRALVEKAPQFITFIRDTSSTDLSFQEFQRVAGFPGVLGVLDCVQVAIKAPNSEDSSYVNRKGFHSVGCQLVCNARGLLLSAETYWPGGLKDTEVLQQSALYKLLQDTEEGWLLGDRRYPLKKWLMTPVDFPESPAEFRYNMAHAATHEIVDRTFRAIQTRFRCLDGTKGYLQYSPERSSSILLACCVLHNASLQSGLDAWTLERTDPLEQPESLDQRPEDRDSRAEELRKELIFKHFS; from the exons ATGGCCATCCCTATCGCAATCCTGGACTGTGATCTGCTCCTACATGGACGAGGACATAAGACACTGGACCGCTTTGACCTGTACTCAGTGTCAGATAACTTCCTCCTTACACAGTTTGGCTTCCCCAGAGAGTTTATTTTGTATCTGGTGGAGTTACTAAGAGAG AGTCTGTGCAGACCTACCCAGAGATCCAGAGCCATCAGCCCTGATGTCCAGGTTTTAGCTGCTTTGGGGTTTTACACATCAGGATCCTTCCAGACATCCATGGGAGACACTATAGGGATCAGCCAGGCGTCGATGTCCAGATGTGTTTCTAATGTGACCAGAGCCCTGGTGGAGAAAGCTCCACAGTTTATCACATTCATCAG AGATACATCCAGCACTGATCTGTCCTTTCAGGAGTTTCAGAGGGTGGCAGGATTCCCCGGAGTTCTGGGGGTTCTGGATTGTGTTCAG GTGGCCATCAAAGCTCCCAATAGTGAAGACTCGTCGTATGTGAACAGGAAGGGCTTCCACTCTGTCGGTTGTCAGCTGGTCTGCAACGCCAGAGGTTTATTACTCAGCGCCGAAACCTACTGGCCTGGTGGGCTTAAAGATACAGAAGTTCTCCAACAATCTGCTCTGTACAAACTGCTGCAGGACACGGAGGAGGGCTGGCTGCTTG GTGACCGCCGTTACCCTCTCAAGAAGTGGTTGATGACGCCGGTGGACTTCCCGGAATCCCCCGCAGAGTTTCGATATAATATGGCCCACGCAGCAACTCATGAAATTGTAGACAGAACCTTCAGAGCCATCCAGACAAGATTTAGATGTTTAGACGGCACCAAAGGATACCTACAG TATTCTCCAGAGAGGAGCTCGTCCATCCTCCTGGCCTGCTGCGTTCTCCACAATGCCTCCCTGCAGTCCGGATTAGACGCCTGGACCCTGGAGAGGACAGACCCTCTGGAGCAGCCCGAGAGTCTGGACCAGAGACCCGAGGACCGTGACAGCCGGGCCGAAGAGCTCCGTAAAGAGCTCATATTCAAACACTTCAGCTGA